In Citrus sinensis cultivar Valencia sweet orange chromosome 3, DVS_A1.0, whole genome shotgun sequence, the sequence caataagtattacttattttttaaataataaataaatatttaaaaaataaaatttaaaaaatctgtTAGTAATGGTCTATTGTATGTAATTTGACCcttcttttaatattatattactttttCCCTTCTCTCTAAATAAACGTCATTATCAAATCAAAGCCGGTCCGCCTAATTCCTCCCATACGCGTAGTCAGCGCCCAGAATGCAGCATTCAAAATCCTTTCCATCCGTAAATTCATAGCCAACTTGCGACTGAGCAACGCTcctttaacaattattttaataaactaaaaggttaaGATTAATCGAACTTGTCTTtcgagaaaaaaagaaaaaaaaaagaaaaaagaaaaaaattaaaagaaaaaaatttacgtattaaattaaaataaaacaaagacccacattttttttaagactaaaaataataacttaatttccaaaaaaaaaaaataggaatCAAATTTCCATTTCATAAACTCAAcatttatatacatacatacatataagTATGAAAAGTTATCCCTAAACAAAGTGAACTTGAACTCGCCTCCCAATGTTGAGGGCTGACAGACCAACTACTATTTGTTGGAATGCTTGACAGATTGGTACAAACTGATGAAGATCAATGCAGTCGGCTGCTCGTAACTCAAAGCAAAacgttaaaaaattttttttttaaataaaaaaaaaaacatcgaGAAGCGTAAACATGGCCGTGCGTGACTCAACAAATCTCAGAACTAACAGCATCGAGCTTAGGCAAAACCGACCAAATATACCCCCACCCCAGATTGACCTGCAGCACTCCCCCAGTCCCCggttaattaattcaaaactaaaaaagctttttgttaaaaagcaattttatttaaccCACAATCCTGCAAGCGGACGTGTAATCTCGAGCCTGGAGGAGTTTGATCATCCCCTGGCCCCAACCAAATCCTACTCAAACACTGGGCTCCCAGAAAGGCCCAGAGTGTTCATCGTCTACGTGGCAGTTTGTGATTGCCTCCAAGGCAGAAACAGAGATGCCGAAATTGTAGGAAAGCAAGCGACGTATAAAATGGAGCAAGACACGGGGAGAATTTAACTTCGAAAcaaaggaaagagaagaggAAGGGGTAAAAACATAGAAGAAGTACGAGATCCGGCGTGTTTCGTCGGATTTCGTCCCCCGCAATCCCTTTTTTTTCGAGCTCCATCGACGACGtcttgcaaaagaaaaaacaaaaatgaaggTATCGGGTCCTTTAGTCGCTTACGTGCTCGCCGCCTCCATCGTGGCTCTTACATCCTCTTCACCTCCTAAAGATGTTGCTTTTAACCAGGTACTTATTTtcctatcttttttttttttttaattttataaaaaatctcattatcCTCCCAATCAGAGTCAGAAACATTTTTgcaatattgaatttttatttatctgtCTTTCAAATatcagttttcttttttcttttttttttaaagaaaaaaaatctctgcTTTATGCTTGAACACTGAGaagttggttttttttttttttttttttttttaaaagaagaagaagaaaaaacaggGAAATTGTTCAACTGGAAGTGGGAAAAAGGGGGGTTGGAATAAAATGACACCGTCAGAAAAGGAGAAATTCGCGCCAAGATTTGACGGTCTGAGGTTCATAGAGACGTTGGTTACTGCTCACAGATAGAGATTTAAATTAAGTAGGATGTTGCttttggtttaattaaaatggaaCTGGAAATGCTGGAGCCTGGATGTAAACgaattcattatttttgtcatcAATGTACTTCTCTTCTTTTGCCCCTTTGCCTCCTGCGTCACcctaatatttattaatttatttcttgcacATGCGTAttctgttaattattaatttttacgGAGATATTAGCTGTTTGATTAAATGGCAAAAGCACACGGTGGCCTCGACTTCAAAACCCTTCCGATCATCTTCGGTCTTCTAAAAAGCAACTCGCATGAGGCCATGAGCCTCCTATGCATCAAATTCTCAACCTGCAGCTTTCTTCCAATTTCACGGGAGCCcgtttacaaattaatttcgtGAACTTCAATCTTAAGAGACCGATTAATAAAATGCAAGCGGCTGGCAGCCGTAAAAGgaaatttcaaagatttgGTTTTGATGATACAAATACACAATTAGAGGTGCCTGTGCTTGTGAATCACGGGCGCACTTCCAACTCATTCTTTATCTTGCACGATCCATGATACTACCAAGAGTTATCATACTGTTAACCATTAATGAAATGAAGTACTCGAGCTTGCAGTTATCTGTATTTGAAGAGTCAATAATTACATCAGCAGGGTAAAAGCCAAATATTTGACGGAAAATATTTACCCTAACAAGTCGATTACTATATAACACAGgttcatttattttggtttaCATCAACGAAAGGGACCTCCGGATAAGACAGGTCAGTCTTGAGTTTTGCGTTTATTCATCAGTTATCAGTTCCCGATTGGCATATTCCCATTTGCAACTGCCGCCGCGTGGCATTAACTGAAGACATCAAAGTTCAAACACACTCCAAGTCTCAGCATGtagcattaattaattaagtaaagatGACAAGAGCTACTACTGTATAGTAAGCAACGGTGATGATATTATCAACTGCATTTCCAAGATTTTCTCAATCTGTTACCATGGTATCATTCGACGATTTCACTGAAAAAGATCTTTCAAATTTGATACTTTCTGTTGCTTGTGATTATCTACAATTATTCTATATCTAATTTGCTATTATTACTTCCAGTGCTGCTACTCAATTATATTCTTGCTACTCCTTTGGCCCTCTGCCCTCTATCTGAACTTACCAATTTTCAGTGGTCGGCAATTTGATATTACATTTCTCTTTAATTCAAAGATGACGCTTTAACTATTTGATTTACGTTTCACTCTAATGGCTTTTGTTGCAGATCAAAGTTAGTACAAATGGCAACCATGACCGCCCCACAATTCATTGGAGGAAGTTCCCAGCTGACTTCAGGATCAGTGATCAAATCGAATTTTTCACAGATTGGCTTGAGGAGTCAATCAATGACTCACAGTGGATTAAGATCATTGAACACGATAGATAGGCTTCAAATGAAGTCCTACGCAAAAGCAGTAGTTACGAAAGCTACCAAAAATGGGCAACAAACTCCTAACAACGTGCCCTCGAAGAAAATTATATGCCAGCAAGGGATGAACTTGGTGTTTGTGGGAGCTGAGGTTGCTCCATGGAGCAAAACTGGTGGCCTTGGCGATGTACTTGGAGGACTTCCACCTGCATTGGCCGTAAGTAGTAATTTCATGATTTGCCTTGCAGTGCAAGTTACCCCTGATCATGCATTTAGCTGATCTTAATGCTAAATTGTTTTTTAGGCTAGAGGGCACCGGGTAATGAGTGTGGCTCCGCGATATGACCAGTACAAAGATGCATGGGACACTAGTGTGTTAGCTGAGGTAATCTCTCAATCTCTTAGGTAGTTTTATATCCAATTGTTGATGCTAAAATGTTTTTGTCAATTCTTGAATGTAGGTTAAAGTTGGAGATAGCATTGAAACTGTTCGATTCTTCCACTGCTACAAACGGGGAGTTGATCGCGTCTTTGTTGATCACCCAGTGTTCCTTGAGAAGGTTTGATAAGTTGCTGCTCATCTGGAATTGTTGAGTTTTTTCATCACTGAACTTGCCAGTAGCCCTGAATATTGTTTCTCTGAAAACAAAGGTCTGGGGAAAGACAGGATCCAAAATCTACGGCCCTAAGGCAGGACTTGATTACGAGGACAACCAACTTCGATTCAGCTTACTATGCCAGGCTGCTTTGGAGGCACCTAGGATTCtgaatttgaacaataataaGTATTTCTCAGGACCATATGGTATGGACCCTCCTAAAAATCTTgaatcttgaatttttttttttttttttggaggaaGCAATTTCATTgggttatattttttgttgtacaCTGCGGCAGGGGAAGATGTTCTTTTTATTGGCAATGATTGGCACACTGCTCTGCTTCCATGCTACTTGAAATTCATGTACCAATCAAAGGGAATTCACAAGAATGCAAAGGTAAGGTCTCCTTGGTTTGTAGTTGAGCATATAAAGTTTTTTAGTTAAAAGTCATTGCTTGGGTTCAAAATTGTGTTTGATAAATGGAAGCAGGTTGCCTTTTGCATCCACAACATAGCCTATCAAGGCAGATTTCCCTTCGCAGACTTCTCACTTCTCAATTTGCCAGATGATTTCAGGGGGgcttttgattttattgatgGGTATAAGCTTTTGAGCTCTGGAGCATTTTAGTTcataagttaattaattaccatttTCATCATGTACTGAAGAGGCTTTGTCGGCCCAGGTATGACAAGCCTGTAAAGGGAAGGAAGATCAATTGGATGAAGGCTGGAATATTGGAATCTGACAGGGTTTTAACTGTGAGCCCTCACTATGCAAAGGAACTTATTTCTGGGGAAGAAAAAGGTGTTGAGTTGGATAATATCATCCGCAAAACCGGTATCAGTGGCATTGTGAATGGCATGGATGTTCAAGAATGGAACCCCTCAACAGATCGATACATCAATGTCAACTATGATGCTACAACTGTAAGTGCATGCCTTTAGAAGTTCCCAAAAATACGAGTGCTAGCAAGGATGTTCATTGCTGCAATGGTCATGTACAGGTTATGAATGCAAAGCCTCTAGTGAAGGAAGCATTACAATCACAACTTGGCTTGCCTGTTGATAGGAATATCCCTCTGATTGGGTTCATTGGTAGACTAGAAGAGCAAAAGGGTTCTGATATTCTGGCACAAGCTATTCCAAAATTTATGGGGGGGAATGTTCAGATAGTAGTCCTGGTGAGTGTtggacataaaaaataataatcattggCTCATTTTGTTACTGTTGCAGCACATAGCAAGGTTGAGGTGTCTGTTGTTCATTTCTCAGGGAACTGGCAAAAAGCCCATGGAGCAACAAATTGAACAGCTAGAGATCATATGCCCTGAAAAGGCTAGAGGAATAACAAAGTTTAGTACCCCTTTGGCACATAAGATCATCGCCGGAGCTGATTTTATGTTGGTCCCTAGCCGATTTGAGCCATGTGGCCTCATTCAGTTGCATGCCATGCGATATGGAACTGTAAGAGCTAGGCTTCAAATTTCAGATCCCTCTTTGCTTTCAATTTCACATCACTACTCATTGCCTTTatccattaattaattcttcaaCACAACAGGTGCCTATTGTTGCTTCCACCGGGGGACTTTTCGACACTGTCAAAGAAGGAATCACAGGATTCCAAATGAGATCCTTCCATGTTGAAGTAAATGACAGTCACATTCACATTGCCCCAATAGTTGtgttctatttatttatttattttggtctTCAATTATAGGAATCTAGGTATGATGGATTTTCTTGTCCTTGTGGAATATTTTCAGTGTGACAGGGTTGATCTAGCTGATGTTGCGGCAATAGCAAAGCATGTCAATAGAGCTGTCGCAACTTATGGTACCCCTGCCTTAAAAGAAATGATCCAGAATTGCATGGCCCTAGATCTTTCATGGAAGGTTAGTATATCACTTAAGTACACAACATTAAGCTCGTTTTTGTTTATTGCATTAAAATGCAAATGTACATGTGTTGGTGTTTGATACAGGAGCCAGCTAGACTTTGGGAAAAGATGCTGTTGAGTATGGAGGTTGCCGGCAGTGAGCCTGGTATTGAAGGAGATGAGATTGCTCCTCTTGCAAGGGAGAATCTAGCCACTCCCTAAGCAAACCCGATTCAATATATCATGACATTGTCAGTTTTAAGAGTTCCGACAATCTGTAAAGTATGCTGAtggactttttttttggggcttCATGCGGCTGAGATCCACAACTGCTATTGCATTGGCAGTCCCTGGGGAAAACTAGGAGAGCTATTGAGCAATCAACTTCAACTGGATGTTAGCCGGTGCTTGTGGAAATATGATAAGAACTAACGGATGTTACTGCTTGCTGCATATGCGCAGTTTCTCAGTATTAGTTtgtggaaaataaataaataaatgatgttTGTTgagaaaaacaataaaagggTAAGTGAAGCCTAGTTTTGATCTTTTATGGTGCGCATCTGGTTACTTTTTCCTTATATTTTGCATTGCATTGCTTGGGAAAACCTAAAGAACCAGTTACACTAATTGATTACCAGCTGGAAAGTTGCATTAATTAGCGTTGATTATAAGATTTGAACAACTCATTAGCATTTTCAAACTGAAGCAGcccatcattttctttatacttgttataatataattggACAGTTCCCAGAGGCCATTATATATAGTTGGCAACAAACGCATCATGATGTGCttcttattgttattttcaaaatacgCAAAAGATGTCTGCGGTCAagcttaataataattttatacgaTATCCCAACtcaacatcattttcttgcaCATGTAGAAGATTAGTTAACTTACAGCCCATACAGAAAACATGCGAGACCCACTACAATGTTATAAGCTTTTACATGCTTTTGTATGTATGGCTATAAGTTACTCTTGCTGCAACTTGGCAAAACCCATCGGCAAGTTCATGAAAATATTTGTTGTTCTTGCTCATATCATGACCGCAGCCCTCGGGAGAATTGCGTCACTGACAAACAGTTTGTCGTAGTAAAACGATGAGTGTGGAAGTGGAAGTAGCATCTATCTTATCTCATCTCATGTGCTTTTTAGTCACTCAAAAAGTGACGGCTGAGATCGCATAGATTAGGCATCACCGAAAGCAAAGTATCTCATGACTGCCACGTAGATTAGGTACCCCTTGTTCTGCTCCTTTGTCGTTTTTCTCCGCAAGGACCGCAACAGAATAAGTgaataacaaataaagaaaaacaaatatatatatatcaattacAGTATAAAGGAAAAAGGTTTCTCTGTCTTGGCGCCTATGGGAATTGGTGACCATGTGAAGCTTGTCGGAGCAGAAATCTGCGGGACCCACAAGGCAAATCAAACGATCTTCACTGGACCGATCAGGATCGATCAAAGTCCACAAACAAATTACCAACtcattgaattgaattgatgAAGAAACAGAGggattttaattagttaaaatcACAGCCCACTTGGGAGGCCGCCGTTAATATCCTATAATTACACACTAACACTATCCACTCTGCACTATTGTGCGCGGGGGTGCGCACTCTACCCCAAGAAAAGTAAGTGAAGGATTAAGCCAACCCACTGCTATGCTACTTCACTAGAGCCAGAACCATCTTTCTCAAACTCGTTGCTTTCACCATTGCGTGTCCGATCTTGTCAAGTGGTGAAAAGTGAACTCACGTTAACGCACAGTTGTCCAAGCTTTACTTGCGGAAATTGAATACCCATTTCGATTTAGGGCATTCAATCAAATCTACCTATTAGGCCTTTAGCTAGTCTTCACTTTGTGGTGTCTCAGTTTCACACAACTTTAGATTGGATCCGTCATTCATGGTCATGGAGTTAAGTAGATTGctcattcttttcatttcaGGTACCCCTTCTCTACTTCttttatctattattattCTCATTGTCTTCATTGTAAAGATCCGtcatttgggaaaaaaaaaacattttgtttGGACCAGTGAATGAATGAAtggttatttacttatttttgtGTAGGATTATTGTCTCATGTAAAGATTGGAACTTCAATTGGGATCAACTATGGCCAAATTGCAAACAATTTACCAACTCCAGAAAATGTAATACCTCTAGTGAAATCAATTGGTGCCACCAGAGTGAAGCTCTATGATGCAGATCCAAAAGTTCTCAAAGCATTTGCAAACACTGGTGTTGAATTCACGGTAAGTCTAGGAAATGAGTACTTAGCCAAAATGAGAGACCCAGATTGTGCTAAAACTTGGATCAAATCCAACGTACAAGCTTACTTACCAGCCACCAAAATCACTTGCATCAATGTCGGCAATGAAGTTTTAACCTTTAATGACACCTCACTCAGTGGCTGCTTACTTCCTGCAATGGAAAGTGTTCACACAGCATTAGTGAATCTCGGACTTGACAAACAAGTTAGTGTCACTACAGCTCATTCTCTAGGTGTTCTTGGAAGCTCATACCCGCCTTCAGCTGGAGCTTTCCGTAAAGATCTGGTGGATTGTATAACACCCATCTTGGACTTTCATGTCAAAACTGCCTCTCCATTTTTGATTAATGCTTACCCTTATTTTGCTTACAAGGGTAGTCCAAAGCAGGTGTCTCTAGATTTTGTATTGTTTCAGCCAAACCAAGGGAT encodes:
- the LOC102625907 gene encoding granule-bound starch synthase 1, chloroplastic/amyloplastic isoform X1, with the translated sequence MATMTAPQFIGGSSQLTSGSVIKSNFSQIGLRSQSMTHSGLRSLNTIDRLQMKSYAKAVVTKATKNGQQTPNNVPSKKIICQQGMNLVFVGAEVAPWSKTGGLGDVLGGLPPALAARGHRVMSVAPRYDQYKDAWDTSVLAEVKVGDSIETVRFFHCYKRGVDRVFVDHPVFLEKVWGKTGSKIYGPKAGLDYEDNQLRFSLLCQAALEAPRILNLNNNKYFSGPYGEDVLFIGNDWHTALLPCYLKFMYQSKGIHKNAKVAFCIHNIAYQGRFPFADFSLLNLPDDFRGAFDFIDGYDKPVKGRKINWMKAGILESDRVLTVSPHYAKELISGEEKGVELDNIIRKTGISGIVNGMDVQEWNPSTDRYINVNYDATTVMNAKPLVKEALQSQLGLPVDRNIPLIGFIGRLEEQKGSDILAQAIPKFMGGNVQIVVLGTGKKPMEQQIEQLEIICPEKARGITKFSTPLAHKIIAGADFMLVPSRFEPCGLIQLHAMRYGTVPIVASTGGLFDTVKEGITGFQMRSFHVECDRVDLADVAAIAKHVNRAVATYGTPALKEMIQNCMALDLSWKEPARLWEKMLLSMEVAGSEPGIEGDEIAPLARENLATP
- the LOC102625907 gene encoding granule-bound starch synthase 1, chloroplastic/amyloplastic isoform X2 codes for the protein MATMTAPQFIGGSSQLTSGSVIKSNFSQIGLRSQSMTHSGLRSLNTIDRLQMKSYAKAVVTKATKNGQQTPNNVPSKKIICQQGMNLVFVGAEVAPWSKTGGLGDVLGGLPPALAARGHRVMSVAPRYDQYKDAWDTSVLAEVKVGDSIETVRFFHCYKRGVDRVFVDHPVFLEKVWGKTGSKIYGPKAGLDYEDNQLRFSLLCQAALEAPRILNLNNNKYFSGPYGEDVLFIGNDWHTALLPCYLKFMYQSKGIHKNAKRLCRPRYDKPVKGRKINWMKAGILESDRVLTVSPHYAKELISGEEKGVELDNIIRKTGISGIVNGMDVQEWNPSTDRYINVNYDATTVMNAKPLVKEALQSQLGLPVDRNIPLIGFIGRLEEQKGSDILAQAIPKFMGGNVQIVVLGTGKKPMEQQIEQLEIICPEKARGITKFSTPLAHKIIAGADFMLVPSRFEPCGLIQLHAMRYGTVPIVASTGGLFDTVKEGITGFQMRSFHVECDRVDLADVAAIAKHVNRAVATYGTPALKEMIQNCMALDLSWKEPARLWEKMLLSMEVAGSEPGIEGDEIAPLARENLATP
- the LOC102627942 gene encoding glucan endo-1,3-beta-glucosidase 11-like, translated to MVMELSRLLILFISGLLSHVKIGTSIGINYGQIANNLPTPENVIPLVKSIGATRVKLYDADPKVLKAFANTGVEFTVSLGNEYLAKMRDPDCAKTWIKSNVQAYLPATKITCINVGNEVLTFNDTSLSGCLLPAMESVHTALVNLGLDKQVSVTTAHSLGVLGSSYPPSAGAFRKDLVDCITPILDFHVKTASPFLINAYPYFAYKGSPKQVSLDFVLFQPNQGIVDPASNLHYDNMLFAQIDAVYAALASLGYKKLLLHISETGWPSKGDEDEAGATPENAKKYNGNLIKLISSKKGTPMRPNCDLNIYVFALFNENLKPGPTSERNYGLFKPDGSPAYSLGISAVTAANTTVASPTPPALPDTSSGNDPDSGSGSTGYLSISSATKARYEFVGSVMLVLVFFLISLLL